A window of Chitinispirillales bacterium ANBcel5 contains these coding sequences:
- a CDS encoding Maf family protein, producing the protein MIETERIGYPLILASKSPRRKEILSSLGLSFQVADSGIADEQSYIDPENLEHSLCQLASAKANSVAHMNPRALVLGADTIVVINNRILGKPSDEIEGFKMLQALSANHHEVITAVSVVCRGEHFELTKATKTVVYFRDLSDQEIKAYLKTGEYKDKAGAYAIQGKAMAFVDRIEGCYYNVVGLPVTATLHLIKQFIVRKESVDVRQKRIR; encoded by the coding sequence ATGATTGAAACAGAGAGAATCGGCTATCCGTTGATATTAGCTTCAAAGTCACCCCGCAGAAAGGAAATACTCTCAAGCCTTGGATTGAGTTTCCAGGTAGCGGATTCGGGGATAGCTGATGAGCAGTCATATATTGATCCTGAAAACCTGGAGCATTCTCTTTGCCAGCTGGCATCAGCAAAAGCAAACTCTGTAGCTCATATGAACCCCAGAGCGCTGGTTCTTGGTGCCGATACCATTGTTGTAATAAACAACCGGATACTTGGTAAACCGAGCGATGAAATCGAGGGGTTTAAAATGCTTCAGGCACTAAGTGCAAATCATCACGAAGTGATAACGGCAGTATCTGTTGTTTGCAGAGGTGAGCACTTTGAGCTCACAAAAGCCACCAAAACAGTGGTTTATTTCAGGGATTTATCAGACCAGGAGATAAAAGCTTACCTTAAAACGGGTGAGTATAAAGATAAAGCCGGTGCTTATGCCATCCAGGGTAAAGCAATGGCCTTTGTAGATAGAATTGAGGGTTGTTATTACAATGTTGTTGGCCTGCCGGTAACAGCTACCCTTCATCTGATTAAACAGTTTATTGTGCGAAAGGAATCGGTCGATGTCCGACAAAAAAGAATTCGATAA
- a CDS encoding carbohydrate binding domain-containing protein produces the protein MKFLACVIYVLLLCTHSFSQQNLIINGDFSNDSYYEEWTFHAMDAQAIGEIVDGQYIITIEADGSLEYSPQLYQSGLTLERSEAYLLTFTVSAQNEGVLRAFPSLNHEPFTPYIDSIESVFEIGPEPTSHSVTFIMKEPTDPDARIQFNCGVSSELQNITIENVSLVKLDEPVIEITSPGMDTRWNTGSERKITWENSGSLSHVSILFSKDNGQSWHPITNSVQNSKEFTWDIPQEAESNQCKIVVRDLSGLYADTSTLFQIVHGGAISEGELVRNGTFFDSTDWYFETNPPASATGLFEDEFIVKIDNVGHNPWEIKLYQKGFKLNPGSSYKFSFDAYASEPRTIFANIGLTDPPWTSFSGGDTIPKHLTTEKTTFSDIFFISSSPEADSRIEFNLGNELGDVYIDNVSLIEIRGEGIFLEQPNAATVWQNNSNQIIKWETAENHDIVSVEYSINGGQNWNLISGDVVFAKGELRWFIPDINTEDAQIRIISQQTDEVIASSAPFEINSIGIPMRYGELIINGNFSQFETGWNSLSTSNHAQAHGFVENDIYNIRIDYQNGGASDIIFSQSNLPLMAQNEYTLSFDAYTAGNRQMLVRLICANDQDTVLFESTQSLPQEWQTFNFIFTPRMDANSRLEFHVGGSHASVYLNNISLTTQAPLPTSANFSIKPPQSRKLLVSNTTPGIVRLAFSEKTQGTITIFNLRGKNIRTLHLDRDYILWDRTDRAGNPVARGSYIIQFRDNLGQITHPLVLY, from the coding sequence ATGAAATTTTTGGCATGCGTCATTTATGTTTTGCTACTATGCACCCACTCTTTTTCTCAGCAAAATCTCATTATAAACGGAGATTTCTCAAACGATTCATACTATGAAGAGTGGACTTTTCATGCTATGGATGCTCAGGCCATAGGTGAAATAGTTGATGGTCAGTATATTATAACGATCGAAGCCGATGGTTCACTGGAGTATTCACCGCAACTATACCAATCTGGTTTAACTCTTGAGCGAAGTGAAGCATATTTGCTAACCTTTACTGTTTCCGCTCAAAACGAAGGGGTACTAAGAGCATTTCCAAGTCTAAACCATGAACCCTTTACACCTTACATCGATTCAATCGAAAGTGTCTTTGAAATAGGACCTGAGCCCACCAGTCACTCTGTGACTTTTATCATGAAAGAGCCAACAGATCCTGATGCCAGAATACAGTTTAACTGTGGGGTATCATCCGAGCTGCAAAATATCACAATAGAAAATGTGAGTCTGGTAAAACTAGATGAACCCGTTATAGAGATCACCTCTCCGGGAATGGATACCCGCTGGAATACAGGAAGTGAAAGAAAGATAACGTGGGAAAACTCCGGCTCCCTTTCCCACGTTTCCATACTTTTTTCAAAAGATAACGGGCAAAGTTGGCACCCTATCACAAACAGTGTTCAAAACAGCAAGGAGTTCACCTGGGATATACCGCAGGAAGCAGAGTCCAATCAGTGTAAAATAGTGGTACGCGACCTCTCGGGACTATATGCAGATACCAGTACACTGTTTCAGATAGTTCATGGGGGGGCAATAAGTGAGGGGGAACTGGTTAGAAACGGTACCTTTTTTGATTCTACGGACTGGTATTTTGAAACCAACCCCCCGGCAAGTGCTACAGGGTTGTTTGAAGATGAGTTTATAGTCAAAATAGACAATGTAGGTCATAATCCCTGGGAAATTAAACTATACCAAAAGGGGTTTAAACTTAACCCCGGTAGTTCGTATAAATTTTCCTTTGATGCGTATGCTTCGGAGCCTAGAACAATATTCGCCAATATTGGACTTACCGACCCACCCTGGACCAGCTTTAGTGGTGGAGATACGATACCAAAGCATTTAACCACCGAAAAAACAACGTTTAGCGATATCTTCTTCATCAGCTCAAGTCCTGAAGCTGATTCAAGAATTGAGTTTAATTTAGGTAACGAACTGGGAGATGTTTACATCGATAATGTTAGCCTCATAGAAATCAGAGGTGAAGGGATCTTCCTTGAACAACCCAACGCCGCTACAGTATGGCAAAATAACTCCAATCAAATAATTAAATGGGAAACAGCCGAAAACCACGACATTGTCTCTGTTGAATATTCAATCAATGGTGGACAAAACTGGAACTTAATCTCAGGTGATGTGGTGTTTGCCAAGGGTGAGCTACGCTGGTTTATCCCGGATATAAATACAGAAGATGCGCAAATCAGAATAATTTCTCAGCAAACTGATGAAGTCATAGCATCCAGTGCTCCGTTTGAAATAAACAGTATCGGAATACCTATGCGTTATGGGGAACTAATAATAAACGGTAATTTTTCCCAGTTTGAAACAGGTTGGAATTCGTTATCAACGTCCAATCATGCTCAGGCACATGGTTTTGTTGAAAACGACATCTATAATATAAGGATAGATTACCAGAATGGAGGCGCATCTGATATCATCTTTTCCCAAAGTAACCTTCCATTGATGGCACAAAATGAGTACACTTTATCTTTTGATGCTTATACTGCTGGAAACAGGCAAATGCTTGTACGGCTCATCTGTGCAAATGACCAGGACACAGTGCTCTTTGAAAGTACACAAAGCCTTCCTCAGGAATGGCAGACTTTTAATTTTATTTTCACTCCCCGCATGGATGCAAACAGCAGACTCGAGTTTCATGTTGGTGGCTCCCATGCAAGTGTATATCTAAATAATATAAGCCTGACCACTCAAGCACCGCTCCCTACATCAGCCAATTTTTCAATAAAACCACCCCAAAGCCGTAAATTATTGGTATCCAACACAACTCCCGGAATAGTCAGGTTAGCATTTTCAGAAAAAACCCAGGGAACGATTACAATATTCAATCTCAGAGGGAAAAATATAAGGACACTGCATTTAGACAGAGACTATATTCTTTGGGATCGCACAGACAGAGCAGGTAACCCGGTAGCGCGGGGATCCTATATCATACAGTTCCGTGATAATCTGGGCCAAATCACTCACCCCTTAGTTCTTTATTGA
- a CDS encoding flagellar hook-length control protein FliK has protein sequence MVREATLFHLAGSNKTGISEADSNKAVSDKKQAGVMSKTGAGKFADLYEKMAQENSVAKSSVSESDGAMANVHIMKGVEILKKLDPVKMEDPKMEAVLDISEAVGFQQAGEIVKDALGKISELLDLNIGGNLEELNFKDPTLESVEQVAEIIWMLRQVVEVLDAAASGGEAASGGEAIELDFLPVEYSQISDLAKNLREELFRIELGSSQLEIGAEIRELLAQKNGGDLSGGIVQATNPADLKIAQDDAQRLFAAMDQGFDSDKFAAAVDRIKALIGEGVKDLNPEDQHSASQLKNSNETALMRAVLKIDGETGSAANNKEAVESVESVKIKKEVITVAQELKEITIEEDKTDQSVFGLKGDDGGVFNRESTSKISSALSRINEESLMNQLADKMQQAVRSGVHELRIQLRPEALGEVQLSIRMEGDIVFARIQVENTQVRQIVESQLQGLKDALEEQNIHTGSLNVDVGGQGSGETKGGRDTLWSENTIAGHSTQSKESEVIGDTKKLNDLGEDTGRRYGNNSFEYFA, from the coding sequence ATGGTAAGAGAGGCAACGCTGTTTCATTTGGCTGGAAGTAATAAAACTGGCATATCTGAAGCTGATTCAAACAAAGCTGTAAGCGACAAAAAGCAAGCGGGAGTTATGAGTAAAACGGGTGCCGGAAAATTCGCGGATTTATACGAAAAAATGGCACAGGAGAACAGCGTGGCAAAAAGTTCGGTGAGCGAAAGTGATGGAGCTATGGCAAATGTACATATAATGAAAGGAGTTGAGATACTTAAAAAACTGGACCCGGTGAAAATGGAAGACCCGAAAATGGAGGCTGTTTTAGATATCTCTGAAGCGGTCGGGTTTCAACAGGCCGGTGAAATAGTTAAAGATGCGTTGGGAAAGATTTCTGAGCTGCTTGATTTAAACATCGGGGGCAATCTGGAGGAACTAAATTTCAAGGATCCTACACTGGAAAGTGTTGAGCAAGTTGCCGAGATTATTTGGATGTTAAGGCAGGTAGTGGAGGTTTTGGATGCAGCAGCATCTGGTGGTGAAGCAGCATCTGGTGGTGAAGCAATTGAGCTGGACTTTTTACCCGTTGAGTATTCTCAGATTTCCGATTTGGCTAAGAATCTTCGGGAGGAGTTGTTTCGAATCGAACTTGGATCAAGTCAGCTTGAAATAGGTGCTGAAATTAGAGAGCTTCTGGCCCAAAAAAACGGAGGTGATCTCAGCGGCGGGATAGTCCAGGCAACGAATCCCGCAGATCTAAAAATAGCTCAAGATGATGCTCAACGTTTATTTGCTGCTATGGATCAGGGGTTTGACAGTGATAAGTTTGCAGCTGCTGTAGATAGGATAAAAGCACTTATTGGAGAGGGGGTGAAAGATCTGAATCCTGAGGATCAACATTCAGCTTCACAGCTTAAAAATTCGAATGAAACTGCATTAATGCGTGCGGTTTTAAAGATCGATGGTGAAACAGGTTCGGCTGCAAATAATAAAGAAGCCGTTGAGAGTGTTGAGTCGGTAAAAATCAAAAAAGAGGTGATTACTGTAGCTCAGGAATTAAAGGAGATAACAATAGAGGAGGACAAAACAGACCAGTCCGTTTTTGGCTTAAAGGGCGATGATGGGGGTGTTTTTAACCGGGAGAGCACTTCAAAGATAAGCTCTGCTTTATCGAGAATTAATGAAGAATCACTCATGAACCAACTGGCTGATAAGATGCAGCAGGCAGTTCGCTCTGGTGTTCATGAGTTACGGATTCAGCTGCGTCCCGAAGCACTTGGCGAAGTTCAGTTAAGTATCCGAATGGAGGGTGATATTGTATTTGCCCGCATTCAGGTAGAAAATACGCAGGTCAGGCAGATTGTTGAGAGTCAACTTCAGGGGCTTAAAGACGCACTGGAAGAACAAAATATCCATACCGGCTCGCTAAATGTAGATGTTGGGGGGCAAGGTAGTGGTGAAACAAAAGGTGGTCGGGATACTCTATGGAGTGAAAACACCATAGCTGGTCACAGTACTCAAAGCAAAGAAAGTGAGGTGATTGGGGATACAAAAAAGTTAAATGATTTAGGTGAAGATACCGGGCGAAGGTATGGAAATAACTCTTTTGAATATTTTGCTTAG
- a CDS encoding FlgD immunoglobulin-like domain containing protein: MALTTDVNSLFRPQKDPYTARASLEGGMVDPSTSKVTGDRNTDLFSEADNELGKDDFLHLLVTQLKYQDPLSPMENTEFVAQLAQFRALESNDNIEKAVGQLDESFKNSLDAQHFMSQSVSNSSSVSLIGRNVRMAQHEIRWSAQAGNTVPLNVHLGNATEATVEIRNDEGEVVRTLNATDKDSQNSVALQWDGTTDQGTIAMSGNYSVSVVGQEEDPSLYAFVEDVVEGIRFTPTGAIVKIGGGEIPISEVMDVSIGDSGGVHGLNPSNAVSLLGKQVTMRQDSILRSGSGDVSMVNVQSSPNQSLTVEILNSENEVVRTLPIHTDGLGKAVLAWNGETTGGEYAEAGTYMLRFAGMENGDGTYAYSEGTVDGISNLTGGELKLKVGRRAVALSEIIDISSAGWEESV; encoded by the coding sequence ATGGCTTTGACAACAGATGTTAACAGCCTTTTCAGGCCTCAAAAGGATCCCTATACTGCCAGAGCATCGCTTGAAGGTGGTATGGTCGACCCTTCGACATCAAAGGTTACCGGAGATCGTAATACTGACTTGTTCAGTGAAGCAGATAACGAGCTTGGAAAGGATGACTTTTTACATTTGCTTGTTACACAGCTAAAATACCAGGATCCGCTGAGTCCAATGGAAAATACAGAGTTTGTTGCTCAATTGGCACAGTTTCGTGCACTTGAGAGTAATGATAATATCGAAAAAGCGGTAGGTCAGCTTGATGAATCGTTTAAAAACTCTTTAGATGCTCAGCATTTCATGTCCCAATCTGTTTCAAACTCTTCATCAGTTTCTTTGATTGGCAGAAATGTGCGCATGGCGCAACATGAAATAAGATGGAGTGCACAGGCAGGTAATACAGTTCCGCTTAATGTGCATCTGGGGAATGCGACTGAAGCTACGGTAGAGATTCGGAACGATGAAGGGGAGGTGGTTAGAACTCTCAATGCGACTGACAAGGATTCTCAAAACAGTGTGGCACTTCAGTGGGATGGAACAACTGATCAGGGCACTATTGCAATGAGTGGGAACTACAGTGTTTCTGTTGTAGGGCAGGAAGAAGATCCATCTTTGTATGCCTTTGTTGAAGACGTAGTAGAAGGAATTCGGTTTACACCAACAGGTGCAATTGTTAAGATTGGAGGAGGTGAAATTCCTATTAGTGAGGTTATGGATGTTTCAATTGGAGACAGTGGTGGCGTACATGGACTGAATCCTTCCAATGCTGTTTCTTTGCTTGGTAAACAGGTTACTATGCGTCAGGATAGTATTCTTAGAAGTGGTTCCGGTGATGTAAGTATGGTAAATGTTCAGTCATCTCCAAATCAAAGCTTAACCGTAGAAATACTAAACAGTGAAAATGAGGTGGTAAGAACTCTTCCAATCCATACTGATGGGCTTGGGAAGGCTGTTTTGGCCTGGAATGGAGAAACTACTGGTGGAGAATATGCTGAAGCTGGAACGTATATGCTTCGTTTTGCCGGAATGGAAAACGGTGACGGGACGTATGCTTACAGTGAAGGTACAGTTGATGGAATTTCGAATTTAACAGGAGGTGAACTTAAGTTAAAAGTTGGAAGAAGAGCTGTAGCACTAAGTGAAATTATCGATATCTCCAGCGCTGGCTGGGAGGAGTCGGTATGA
- a CDS encoding TIGR02530 family flagellar biosynthesis protein: MNPVNISDNDLAGRIQAHRAGVVQKGRSYQGGLQRTESQSKTVFGDVLKSKIEEVKFSAHASSRLKSRKIDIGPEVMSKLEKAILGAEQKGAKDSLILLSDLAFIVNIPNKTVITAMDGESIRDNVFTNIDSTVIAG, encoded by the coding sequence ATGAACCCGGTAAACATCAGTGATAATGATCTTGCAGGAAGGATTCAGGCACATCGTGCCGGGGTTGTTCAAAAGGGCAGAAGTTATCAGGGAGGTTTACAGAGAACTGAATCTCAAAGCAAGACTGTTTTTGGTGATGTTTTAAAGTCAAAAATTGAGGAAGTAAAATTTTCAGCTCATGCATCATCACGGCTTAAGAGTAGAAAAATAGACATAGGCCCGGAGGTAATGAGCAAGCTTGAAAAAGCTATTTTGGGAGCAGAGCAAAAGGGTGCCAAAGATTCGTTGATTCTTCTCAGCGATCTTGCGTTTATTGTTAATATTCCCAATAAAACTGTCATAACAGCTATGGATGGGGAAAGTATTAGGGATAATGTTTTTACAAATATAGACAGCACGGTGATTGCAGGTTAA
- a CDS encoding flagellar hook-basal body complex protein: MVRSLYSSISGLRNNQVALDVTGNNIANVNTVGFKAGRITFKESMSQLLQGATRPAGNAGGTNPLQIGLGMSIGSIDSMLTQGNLQSTGQITDLALEGRAYFAYSSGEGMFYSRNGALQFDGTGRLVSPTNGFTLQGMMADSNGVYPPGGKIGDIRIPYGDKAPAKETTTVNFASNLESDSQGLGTVTHTNRFIARAEENHTLTSLFDEDGNSLGIRDGDVLTIAVAGETPQRFHVNEVSTLSDLRDEVLAYLREQVSDFINVDIVDGALTIDVEGGAAINGLQITNSRPGSNSQVSNTFSFPPTIESGQVVSSSGIRTPATRDHLLEEVFDAAGQPLGLENGDSIDINGSVAGSAISTNTGIYSLDPADPETITTLGDLMNLIQESFRLPPTDGTTDNNPSVSINEADSDNDRIPDGAIVIRGQPESAFEITSISISATDSNNEPPSPTRFNANMGFTEIQRARDTGVHSTSIEVYDRSGDAHTLTMSFTHSGNPGEWLWEVEMEGGQEILAGSRGRMTFGQDGSPSSFTYDDSATAFRFDPNNGSNVVSINLNVGSPGSFEGITQFRAPSTTMARDQDGYPMGRLQEVSIDESGEITGIYTNGVNKSIAQIYVAEFNNPAGLMRVSDSMLATSNNSGEAVMQKPGVGSSTKIKPGALEMSNVELATEFTNMITTQRGYQANARVITTSDSLLQELVQLVR, encoded by the coding sequence ATGGTTAGATCGTTATATTCAAGTATAAGTGGCTTGCGTAACAATCAGGTTGCTTTGGATGTGACCGGTAACAATATAGCAAACGTAAATACTGTTGGGTTTAAGGCCGGCCGTATTACTTTTAAAGAATCTATGTCTCAGCTTCTTCAGGGGGCAACTCGACCCGCGGGGAACGCTGGGGGAACAAACCCACTTCAGATTGGGCTTGGAATGTCGATTGGGTCAATCGATAGTATGTTAACACAGGGTAATTTGCAAAGTACAGGACAGATTACAGATCTTGCTTTGGAAGGAAGAGCGTATTTTGCTTATTCCAGTGGTGAGGGTATGTTTTATAGTCGAAACGGTGCATTACAGTTTGATGGAACTGGGCGCCTGGTATCACCAACCAATGGTTTTACGCTTCAGGGAATGATGGCAGATTCAAATGGAGTATATCCTCCTGGAGGGAAAATAGGGGATATAAGAATTCCCTACGGCGATAAAGCTCCTGCAAAAGAAACAACGACCGTTAATTTTGCTTCCAATCTGGAATCCGATTCTCAAGGGTTGGGTACGGTTACTCATACCAATCGCTTTATCGCCAGAGCCGAAGAGAATCATACTTTAACATCATTGTTTGATGAAGATGGCAACAGCCTTGGAATAAGAGATGGCGATGTACTTACCATCGCAGTGGCGGGTGAAACCCCTCAACGTTTTCATGTTAATGAAGTGTCAACCCTTTCTGATTTAAGAGACGAGGTACTTGCTTATCTTAGAGAGCAGGTAAGTGATTTTATAAACGTCGATATTGTGGATGGGGCTCTTACAATTGATGTAGAAGGTGGTGCGGCCATCAATGGTTTGCAGATAACCAACTCAAGACCCGGATCGAATTCACAAGTATCAAACACCTTTTCCTTTCCGCCTACTATCGAATCAGGGCAGGTGGTTTCAAGTTCAGGTATCAGAACTCCCGCTACCCGGGATCATTTGCTTGAAGAGGTATTTGATGCCGCTGGGCAACCTCTGGGGCTTGAGAATGGAGACTCTATTGACATTAACGGTTCTGTAGCAGGTAGTGCTATTTCAACTAACACCGGTATCTATTCTCTTGATCCAGCAGATCCTGAAACAATTACTACTTTAGGTGACCTGATGAATCTTATTCAAGAATCATTCAGATTACCACCTACCGATGGAACGACCGACAATAATCCATCCGTTTCTATAAATGAAGCAGATTCTGATAATGATCGTATACCTGATGGGGCCATTGTTATTCGCGGTCAACCGGAGAGTGCATTTGAGATAACCAGTATTTCAATTTCTGCAACGGATTCCAATAACGAACCACCATCACCCACAAGGTTTAATGCTAATATGGGCTTTACAGAAATTCAAAGAGCCCGCGATACCGGTGTGCACAGTACATCTATAGAAGTATATGATCGATCAGGGGATGCTCACACTCTTACCATGAGCTTCACCCATTCGGGGAACCCCGGAGAGTGGTTGTGGGAAGTAGAGATGGAAGGAGGGCAGGAGATACTTGCCGGAAGCCGAGGCCGGATGACTTTTGGTCAGGATGGCTCACCATCTTCTTTTACCTACGATGATTCAGCAACAGCCTTTCGTTTTGATCCAAATAACGGGTCAAACGTCGTTTCCATCAACCTTAATGTGGGCTCTCCTGGCTCATTTGAAGGAATAACGCAATTTAGGGCTCCGTCCACCACTATGGCAAGAGATCAGGATGGTTACCCCATGGGCAGGCTCCAGGAGGTTTCAATTGATGAAAGTGGAGAGATTACTGGTATTTATACCAATGGTGTGAATAAGTCGATTGCACAGATATATGTAGCTGAGTTTAATAACCCGGCAGGGTTAATGAGGGTAAGTGACAGTATGCTTGCAACCTCCAATAACTCAGGGGAAGCAGTTATGCAAAAACCGGGGGTTGGTTCTTCCACCAAAATTAAACCGGGTGCACTTGAGATGTCTAATGTTGAGTTAGCCACTGAGTTTACCAACATGATAACTACTCAGCGTGGTTATCAGGCGAATGCCAGGGTAATAACCACAAGTGATTCGCTACTTCAGGAGCTTGTGCAACTTGTTCGCTAA
- a CDS encoding flagellar FlbD family protein has protein sequence MVALIRLNGQEFVLNADLIESIELTPDTMVTLTNGRKILVKNSIEEVVRKVIKYKQLCNSALQVINREEKE, from the coding sequence ATGGTTGCACTTATTCGCCTCAATGGTCAGGAATTTGTACTGAACGCTGATTTAATCGAGAGTATTGAATTAACTCCGGATACAATGGTTACTCTAACCAACGGTAGAAAAATTCTGGTTAAAAACAGTATCGAAGAGGTGGTTAGAAAGGTGATAAAATATAAACAGCTCTGCAACAGTGCACTGCAGGTTATTAATCGGGAAGAAAAAGAGTGA
- a CDS encoding motility protein A yields the protein MDLATIIGFTCAFLLVIFGISLPNLAAFIDPPSLFIAIGGAVSATVAAFPANKLINSIGVVKNAFFVKKSTPVDIIKQLVSFAEQARREGILALEARALEVKDEFLKTGIQLAVDGTEPELIKDILSTDIAFTELRHEEGAKIFDFLAAMGPSFGMIGTLIGLVLMLGNMTDVESIGPNMAVALITTFYGSLLANAVCLPIVEKLKGYSRREILIKELMLEGIMSLQSGDNPRIVEQKLTAFLEPGLRAAVMKEKGK from the coding sequence ATGGATCTGGCAACAATAATTGGATTTACTTGTGCTTTTTTGCTTGTAATTTTCGGGATTAGCCTTCCCAATCTTGCAGCATTCATTGACCCGCCATCTTTGTTTATTGCAATCGGCGGTGCAGTTAGTGCTACTGTGGCTGCATTTCCTGCAAATAAGCTAATTAATTCCATCGGTGTGGTAAAGAATGCGTTCTTTGTGAAAAAAAGTACACCTGTTGATATTATTAAGCAGCTTGTTTCGTTTGCCGAGCAGGCTCGCAGGGAGGGAATCCTGGCACTTGAGGCAAGGGCATTAGAAGTTAAAGATGAGTTTTTGAAGACCGGGATTCAGCTTGCTGTTGATGGAACAGAGCCTGAGCTAATAAAGGACATATTAAGTACAGATATCGCTTTTACTGAATTGAGGCATGAAGAGGGAGCAAAAATTTTTGACTTTTTGGCTGCCATGGGACCCTCATTTGGTATGATCGGGACACTTATAGGGCTTGTTTTAATGCTAGGTAACATGACAGATGTGGAATCTATTGGCCCTAATATGGCGGTTGCTTTGATTACCACCTTTTACGGATCACTGTTGGCCAATGCTGTTTGTTTGCCTATTGTCGAAAAATTAAAGGGGTATTCAAGGCGGGAAATTTTAATAAAAGAGCTTATGCTTGAGGGCATAATGTCTCTTCAGTCCGGTGATAATCCCAGAATTGTTGAACAAAAGCTTACGGCATTTCTTGAGCCGGGGTTACGTGCGGCTGTTATGAAAGAAAAGGGTAAATAA
- a CDS encoding flagellar motor protein MotB, with the protein MARKKKEEQAKGAPAYMSTWGDMCTLLLCFFVMLLAMSTIDPAKFHVAASSFQNAFSGVLESHPSILISEEILIPRMGGDEQNKRMAIDATRRIRRTIRREGLEDAIKVEVTESGIAIKIADPIGFDLGCAEIKPELISTLYEIAKTIGVVDGTLIRVEGHTDDLPIRTVRFPSNWELSAARALNVVKFMAERGGIDPARLSAVGYGEFRPLVPNTSQENRSINRRIEIYVDYIQRNDGFQW; encoded by the coding sequence GTGGCCAGAAAGAAAAAAGAAGAACAGGCAAAGGGCGCACCTGCATATATGTCCACCTGGGGTGACATGTGTACTCTTTTACTGTGTTTCTTTGTTATGCTTTTGGCAATGTCAACTATTGATCCGGCTAAGTTTCACGTTGCTGCTTCCTCCTTTCAGAATGCTTTTAGTGGTGTACTTGAATCCCATCCTTCTATACTCATATCAGAAGAAATACTGATACCACGAATGGGAGGTGATGAGCAGAATAAGCGCATGGCCATCGATGCAACAAGGAGAATACGACGCACGATCAGAAGAGAAGGTCTTGAAGATGCAATAAAAGTGGAAGTTACAGAAAGTGGTATAGCCATAAAAATTGCTGACCCGATAGGGTTTGATCTGGGCTGTGCAGAAATTAAACCGGAACTTATATCCACCCTTTATGAAATAGCAAAAACAATAGGTGTGGTAGATGGAACCTTAATAAGGGTAGAAGGGCACACTGATGATCTTCCTATACGTACAGTTCGTTTCCCCTCTAATTGGGAACTATCTGCGGCACGGGCGCTTAATGTTGTTAAGTTTATGGCTGAACGGGGAGGAATCGATCCTGCTCGACTTAGTGCAGTAGGATATGGGGAATTTAGGCCTTTGGTGCCAAATACATCACAGGAAAACAGAAGTATAAACAGAAGAATTGAAATATATGTTGATTATATACAAAGAAATGATGGGTTTCAATGGTAA
- a CDS encoding flagellar basal body-associated FliL family protein, whose translation MNERADTNNEATEDKGAGQKKGNKVLFLGILIGIIVLNAFMAFLLFQFTRPENPEALAAKAHADSLRMEEKRATLMGAIAEAEIEVIVNISGTQGERFLKAAIIFEYDDRKYPRLSEELNRRAPRYRDLLLNHLSKLTLFEVTEPQAREKIRKDLLRLVNNTLPEGVGEVRDVLFTQYIIQ comes from the coding sequence ATGAATGAGAGAGCGGACACAAATAATGAAGCTACAGAAGATAAGGGTGCAGGCCAGAAAAAGGGAAATAAAGTACTTTTTCTTGGAATTCTTATTGGAATAATTGTACTTAATGCATTTATGGCCTTTTTGCTTTTTCAATTTACCAGGCCCGAAAATCCTGAAGCTCTGGCTGCAAAAGCCCATGCTGATTCTTTGCGAATGGAAGAAAAAAGAGCAACGCTTATGGGGGCCATAGCAGAAGCCGAAATAGAGGTAATTGTTAATATTTCCGGTACCCAGGGTGAGAGATTTTTAAAGGCAGCTATTATATTTGAATATGACGACCGTAAGTACCCAAGATTATCCGAAGAATTAAATCGTCGAGCTCCACGCTACAGGGATTTATTATTAAACCATCTCTCAAAGCTTACTTTATTTGAAGTTACTGAACCACAAGCAAGAGAAAAAATCAGAAAAGATCTGTTAAGACTTGTTAATAATACTCTGCCTGAGGGTGTAGGAGAAGTTCGCGATGTTTTATTTACTCAATATATTATTCAGTAG